The Methylomusa anaerophila genome has a segment encoding these proteins:
- the lpxK gene encoding tetraacyldisaccharide 4'-kinase, translating to MRDRETLQVYLYQLVYGEKRGILPDILLGILRLISLLYGWVVCIKLSLYQKGILKRHKLPCKVISLGNVTVGGTGKTPTAQRLAAIIRDMGYRVVILNRGYRAAWKGQIGLVSDGKKIYMTVSEAGDEAYLLAKNLPGVPVVIGRDRAVTGEYAVSKFKAEVIILDDGYQHWQLIRDLDIVLIDTLNVFGNNFLLPRGTLREPLNSLNRAHAFLLTKVDQSTGIARETIRETLAKYNQHSLVVESTHTPQCFIEIEEWYKGVRPETVPLEASRGRQILAFSAIGNPSSFEQTITDLGAEVKESVRFPDHHDYTMAEMQNIMQKAVDNDVWALVTTEKDAVKIPSEFIHSERPLPVYVLSIEVRFHDGYAEFMDMVKEVTKNGACIEKSEVRSRNETVFSAKYSGF from the coding sequence ATGCGTGACCGTGAAACTCTACAGGTATATTTATATCAATTAGTATATGGCGAAAAGCGGGGGATACTGCCGGATATACTGCTCGGCATACTTCGTTTGATTTCGCTTCTCTATGGTTGGGTCGTATGTATTAAACTCAGCCTTTATCAAAAAGGTATACTGAAACGTCACAAGCTTCCCTGTAAAGTAATCAGCTTGGGTAACGTTACTGTCGGCGGAACCGGGAAAACCCCCACAGCTCAGCGTTTGGCCGCCATTATCCGGGATATGGGTTACCGGGTGGTAATCTTAAACCGTGGCTACCGCGCCGCCTGGAAAGGGCAAATCGGACTGGTTTCCGACGGGAAAAAGATTTATATGACAGTGTCGGAAGCGGGGGACGAAGCATATCTGCTGGCGAAAAACCTGCCGGGAGTTCCGGTTGTCATCGGCCGGGACCGGGCCGTTACCGGTGAATATGCGGTCAGTAAATTTAAGGCGGAAGTTATTATTTTGGATGACGGTTACCAGCACTGGCAGTTAATCCGGGATCTGGATATAGTGCTTATCGATACTCTCAACGTTTTTGGCAATAACTTTTTATTGCCCCGCGGCACTTTACGGGAGCCGCTTAACAGCCTCAACCGGGCTCATGCCTTTTTGCTGACTAAAGTTGACCAGTCAACGGGTATCGCCCGGGAGACCATTCGGGAAACTTTGGCAAAGTACAACCAACATTCGTTAGTTGTCGAGAGCACGCACACGCCGCAGTGCTTCATCGAAATTGAGGAATGGTACAAAGGCGTTCGTCCCGAAACAGTACCGCTTGAGGCCAGCCGCGGCCGTCAGATACTTGCTTTTTCGGCCATTGGCAATCCTTCTTCCTTTGAACAAACTATCACCGACCTGGGAGCGGAAGTAAAGGAATCTGTCCGTTTTCCGGACCATCACGATTATACCATGGCCGAAATGCAGAACATTATGCAAAAAGCGGTGGATAATGACGTCTGGGCTTTGGTAACCACCGAAAAGGACGCTGTGAAAATTCCTTCGGAATTTATTCACTCGGAACGCCCATTGCCGGTATATGTGCTGTCAATTGAGGTCCGGTTTCATGACGGATACGCGGAATTTATGGACATGGTCAAAGAAGTAACGAAAAATGGAGCCTGCATTGAGAAGTCGGAAGTCAGGAGTCGGAATGAAACGGTTTTCTCGGCGAAGTATTCTGGCTTCTGA
- the lptC gene encoding LPS export ABC transporter periplasmic protein LptC has product MHKTAYIAIACGLIFLVGGLYYFLKEEPLPPAPPDSQAAGKQSIPNLTFSGSTIVEEKDGKRIWELSAEIIEADTSQNIATLKNIKGVFYQEKGGKIDIVAKEAVLDTKTKDISLQGDIQATASDGAVFTAPQAKWSDKNKVFSGTGGIKLIRGDTIITGDTIETDASMEKVKVQGNARVLTGGTPNAGR; this is encoded by the coding sequence TTGCACAAAACAGCATATATTGCCATTGCCTGCGGGCTGATCTTTCTTGTTGGCGGGCTGTATTACTTTTTGAAAGAAGAGCCTTTACCGCCAGCGCCGCCGGACAGTCAGGCCGCCGGTAAACAGAGTATCCCCAATCTGACTTTTTCCGGCAGTACCATTGTGGAAGAGAAGGATGGCAAGCGAATATGGGAGTTAAGCGCGGAAATCATTGAAGCCGATACCAGCCAAAACATCGCCACCCTTAAAAATATTAAAGGCGTCTTTTATCAGGAAAAGGGCGGTAAGATCGATATTGTGGCCAAAGAAGCTGTACTGGACACCAAAACCAAAGATATTAGCCTCCAGGGAGACATTCAGGCTACCGCCAGTGATGGGGCAGTCTTTACCGCCCCTCAGGCCAAATGGTCGGATAAGAACAAAGTATTTTCCGGTACCGGCGGCATTAAGCTTATCCGGGGCGATACCATCATCACCGGGGATACTATTGAGACGGATGCCAGTATGGAAAAAGTAAAAGTACAGGGCAATGCCCGGGTACTGACGGGAGGGACACCCAATGCCGGGAGATAA
- a CDS encoding KpsF/GutQ family sugar-phosphate isomerase, whose protein sequence is MSIEEARACLAIEAEAILSLIPRIDERFAAAVEMILNCRGRVIVTGMGKSGLIGKKIAATLASTGTPAFFLHPAEGIHGDLGMVTPDDVILAISNSGETNEIISILPSIKRIGAAIIVMCGREQSTLSQNADLFLDVSVAKEACPLGLAPTASTTAALALGDALAVALLSARKFTPEDFALYHPGGSLGRKLLLTVENIMWSGNDVPLVTPGKTVKEALFVITAKGLGATLVVEDLEMRRLIGLITDGDIRRGLERGHNFLDKPVTELMTRTPRTITKDKLAAEALSIMEKNKPRPITVLPVVENRSQAIGIIHLTDLLRQGVV, encoded by the coding sequence ATGTCAATCGAGGAAGCCCGCGCCTGTTTGGCCATTGAAGCTGAGGCCATTCTCAGCCTCATACCGCGCATAGATGAGCGGTTTGCTGCGGCGGTTGAGATGATTCTCAATTGTCGCGGCAGGGTTATTGTGACCGGTATGGGAAAGTCGGGTTTAATCGGCAAGAAAATCGCCGCTACCCTGGCTAGTACCGGAACACCGGCTTTTTTTCTTCACCCGGCGGAAGGAATTCACGGTGACTTGGGGATGGTAACGCCTGACGATGTCATATTAGCCATATCCAATAGTGGGGAAACCAATGAGATAATCAGCATTTTACCTTCCATTAAGCGCATCGGGGCCGCCATCATTGTCATGTGCGGCCGGGAACAGTCCACGCTGAGCCAAAACGCCGACTTGTTTTTGGATGTATCCGTCGCTAAGGAAGCTTGCCCGTTAGGGCTGGCGCCGACAGCAAGCACCACAGCTGCCTTGGCGTTAGGCGATGCCCTGGCTGTAGCGCTGTTATCGGCCAGGAAATTTACCCCGGAAGATTTCGCCCTCTATCATCCGGGCGGTTCTTTGGGGCGAAAACTCCTCTTGACGGTAGAAAACATCATGTGGAGCGGCAATGATGTCCCGCTGGTGACTCCCGGCAAAACAGTCAAAGAAGCATTATTTGTAATTACGGCCAAAGGACTGGGCGCCACCCTGGTGGTGGAAGATCTGGAAATGCGGCGGCTGATTGGCTTAATCACGGATGGCGATATTCGCCGCGGCCTGGAACGGGGACATAATTTTCTTGATAAACCGGTTACCGAACTGATGACCCGGACCCCGCGGACTATCACCAAAGACAAGCTGGCGGCAGAGGCCCTCAGCATTATGGAGAAGAACAAACCCCGCCCGATTACTGTTTTGCCGGTGGTGGAAAATAGATCGCAGGCGATTGGCATTATTCACCTTACTGACTTGTTGCGCCAGGGAGTGGTATAA
- a CDS encoding LptF/LptG family permease: MRILDKYILKELFGPFFFGIAAFSSVIIGTSTLFRIAQLVTKYDTPFATVVQLFVYSLPNIIVLTFPMSMLLASLLAFGRLSGSSEIIAMKSGGLSFYRLATPVFIAAFIVSIIAIGLNEKIVPAANSAYNYIVRYEIEKNTIPKSQEHIIIKDIRDGNLERLTYARNFAEETREMNGITIQEFENNHLVRIENAERAIWNDDRWIMYNGIISNFTADGRVEQTLRFNEQIMPIEKNPASISREQKKPEEMSIKELQQHIKVLRREYVRTSEYEVEMQQRIAVPMASFIFSLIGTPLGLSPNRSSSSIGLGLSIVIIFIYYTIMTVFTALGQGDAIPAVLAAWVPNMIGVVAGGYLVWKASR; the protein is encoded by the coding sequence ATGCGCATACTTGATAAATATATTTTAAAGGAGCTGTTTGGCCCGTTTTTCTTTGGCATTGCCGCTTTTTCCAGCGTGATTATCGGGACAAGCACTTTGTTTCGAATCGCCCAGCTCGTTACAAAATACGATACACCCTTTGCCACGGTGGTCCAATTGTTTGTGTATAGCCTTCCCAACATCATCGTGCTGACATTTCCCATGTCGATGCTGTTGGCTTCGCTGTTGGCTTTTGGGCGTTTGTCAGGCTCAAGTGAGATCATAGCCATGAAATCCGGCGGTCTTTCTTTTTACCGGCTGGCTACGCCGGTTTTTATTGCCGCTTTTATTGTCAGTATTATTGCGATTGGCTTAAACGAAAAAATAGTTCCGGCGGCTAACTCCGCCTACAACTACATTGTGCGTTATGAAATCGAAAAAAATACTATTCCCAAATCGCAGGAACATATTATAATTAAAGATATTAGAGACGGTAACCTGGAACGGTTAACCTACGCGCGTAATTTTGCCGAGGAAACCCGGGAAATGAACGGCATTACCATTCAGGAATTTGAAAACAACCACCTGGTCAGAATCGAAAATGCGGAAAGAGCAATTTGGAATGATGACCGTTGGATTATGTATAACGGAATTATCAGTAATTTTACCGCTGATGGCAGAGTCGAGCAAACACTGCGCTTTAACGAGCAAATTATGCCCATCGAGAAGAATCCGGCATCCATTTCCCGCGAACAGAAGAAACCGGAGGAAATGAGTATTAAAGAACTGCAGCAGCACATCAAGGTTCTTCGCCGTGAATATGTCAGGACCAGCGAGTATGAAGTCGAAATGCAGCAGCGAATTGCGGTTCCTATGGCCAGTTTCATTTTTTCCCTCATCGGCACGCCTTTGGGACTTTCCCCCAACCGGTCCAGTTCTTCCATCGGTCTGGGGCTTAGTATCGTGATTATCTTTATCTATTACACCATCATGACCGTATTCACCGCCTTGGGTCAAGGCGACGCCATTCCGGCTGTTTTGGCAGCCTGGGTACCCAATATGATAGGGGTGGTTGCGGGGGGGTACCTAGTCTGGAAAGCCTCAAGGTGA
- a CDS encoding KdsC family phosphatase, which produces MISSVQKAQQVKLIIFDVDGVLTTGQIVIGPDGEACKEFNSQDGLGIALAHKAGLKTAIITGRESEIVRRRGDELKIAHIYQGAQDKVTALHDLMQKYSLPLNEIAYVGDDINDLPVMCRVGLPCAVANAAAEVKSVARYVANRQGGRGAVREILEFILKAQGQWDGLIAAYMNPGRFELTQ; this is translated from the coding sequence ATGATTAGTAGCGTGCAAAAGGCGCAACAGGTAAAACTGATTATTTTCGATGTTGATGGTGTGTTAACTACCGGGCAGATCGTTATCGGACCGGACGGGGAAGCCTGCAAAGAGTTTAATAGCCAGGACGGTTTAGGCATAGCGCTGGCCCATAAGGCCGGACTCAAGACAGCGATCATTACCGGGCGGGAAAGCGAGATCGTCCGCCGCCGGGGCGACGAACTCAAAATTGCCCATATCTATCAGGGAGCCCAGGATAAAGTAACGGCTCTCCATGATCTGATGCAGAAATACAGCCTGCCTCTCAATGAAATCGCTTATGTGGGTGACGACATCAATGATTTGCCGGTCATGTGCCGGGTTGGCCTGCCTTGCGCCGTAGCCAACGCCGCCGCCGAAGTAAAGTCGGTTGCCCGCTATGTAGCCAACCGCCAAGGCGGCAGAGGCGCTGTCAGGGAAATACTTGAATTTATATTAAAAGCTCAGGGACAGTGGGACGGTCTGATCGCCGCCTACATGAATCCCGGGCGCTTTGAACTTACTCAATAA
- the lptB gene encoding LPS export ABC transporter ATP-binding protein, giving the protein MYIETQDLIKTYKNRNVVNGVSLRVGEGQIVGLLGANGAGKTTTFYMIVGLERPNSGRIFINGEEVTHMPMYRRSRYGLGYLPQEASIFRKLTVEDNLLAILETTKLTAAERKAKMESLLEEFHVTHVRKRKGSELSGGERRRVEIARALSTDPHFILLDEPFAGVDPIAVADIQEIISYLKSRGIGVLITDHNVRETLRIVDHAYILNEGQILIAGDSDTIANSDVARKYYLGNKFSL; this is encoded by the coding sequence ATGTATATTGAAACCCAGGACTTAATAAAAACATATAAGAACCGGAATGTGGTCAATGGCGTCAGCCTGCGGGTGGGTGAAGGGCAGATTGTGGGACTTTTGGGTGCCAATGGCGCGGGAAAAACCACCACTTTCTACATGATTGTCGGTTTGGAACGGCCCAATAGCGGGCGGATCTTTATCAATGGGGAAGAAGTGACCCATATGCCTATGTATCGCCGTTCCCGTTACGGTTTAGGCTATTTGCCGCAGGAAGCCTCAATCTTCCGTAAACTGACGGTGGAGGACAACCTGCTGGCCATTCTGGAGACTACCAAACTTACCGCTGCCGAGCGCAAGGCCAAGATGGAAAGCCTGTTAGAGGAATTTCATGTTACCCATGTACGCAAGCGAAAAGGCTCAGAGCTTTCCGGTGGCGAACGGCGCAGGGTGGAAATAGCCAGGGCTTTATCCACTGATCCTCATTTTATTTTGCTGGATGAGCCTTTTGCCGGCGTTGACCCCATTGCGGTGGCGGACATCCAGGAAATTATCAGTTATCTTAAGAGCAGGGGCATCGGCGTGTTAATCACCGACCACAATGTCCGGGAAACCCTCAGAATAGTGGATCATGCTTATATCCTTAACGAGGGGCAAATCTTAATCGCCGGCGACAGCGATACCATTGCCAATAGTGATGTTGCCAGGAAATACTACTTAGGCAACAAGTTTTCACTGTAA
- the kdsA gene encoding 3-deoxy-8-phosphooctulonate synthase has translation MNAVQPVSITDFQVGGQNPVALIAGPCVLEDGERALNIGRAIKAIANRLHMPYIFKASYDKANRSSYHSFRGPGLEEGLAMLARIKKELGVPVLSDIHCISQVEAAAAVLDVIQIPAFLCRQTDLVYEAARTGKVINVKKGQFLAPLDMKNVVTKIEEAGNRNILLTERGATFGYNNLVVDFRSLPLMRSLGYPVVFDATHSVQLPGGAGTSSGGQREFVPYLTRAAVAAGIDVLFMEVHDNPPEAKSDGPNMLYINQLEDVLKDVLAIDNVIRRHKVGNCL, from the coding sequence ATGAACGCAGTACAGCCAGTCAGTATTACTGATTTCCAGGTTGGCGGCCAAAACCCCGTGGCTTTAATTGCCGGCCCCTGCGTCCTGGAAGACGGCGAACGGGCGCTTAACATCGGCCGCGCCATTAAAGCCATTGCCAATCGCCTGCACATGCCTTATATTTTTAAGGCTTCCTATGACAAAGCCAACCGGTCGTCCTATCATTCCTTCCGCGGCCCGGGCCTGGAAGAGGGACTTGCCATGCTTGCCCGGATAAAAAAGGAACTGGGTGTTCCCGTTCTGAGTGATATTCATTGCATATCTCAAGTGGAAGCGGCGGCGGCGGTGCTGGACGTTATCCAGATTCCCGCCTTTCTTTGCCGGCAAACTGATCTGGTGTACGAGGCAGCCCGTACCGGCAAAGTCATCAATGTAAAAAAAGGCCAGTTTCTGGCGCCTCTGGACATGAAAAACGTGGTTACCAAGATCGAAGAGGCCGGGAATAGGAACATTCTGTTAACTGAGCGGGGCGCGACTTTCGGTTACAACAACCTGGTTGTGGATTTCCGGTCTTTGCCCCTGATGCGGTCGCTGGGGTATCCGGTTGTTTTTGACGCCACGCACAGCGTCCAGCTGCCGGGCGGAGCAGGAACCAGCTCCGGCGGGCAGCGGGAGTTTGTGCCTTATCTTACCCGGGCCGCCGTCGCTGCCGGCATTGACGTTTTGTTTATGGAAGTTCATGACAACCCGCCGGAAGCCAAATCCGACGGACCCAATATGCTGTATATAAACCAACTGGAAGATGTTTTGAAAGATGTTCTGGCTATAGATAATGTAATTAGGAGACATAAAGTGGGGAACTGCTTATAA
- the kdsB gene encoding 3-deoxy-manno-octulosonate cytidylyltransferase, protein MNTLCIIPARYHSTRLPGKPLAPIAGKPMIQHVYERAKMAKRPGGVLVATDHQLVYDTVKAFGGDAIMTSADHPTGTDRLAEVARQYPAVDIVINIQGDEPLIAPEVIDLLAGTFDDDPGLQMATLMTEMDPREYGLPSAVKVVTDLQGYAIYFSRALIPYPRNLPCNPGGMTPVYKHVGIYAYRRDFLLTFAALEPTPLEQTESLEQLRALEHGYRIKVLPTDFKCIGVDTPEDLAAVNAYFQAEADKRQI, encoded by the coding sequence ATGAACACCTTATGCATCATTCCTGCCCGCTATCACTCTACTCGTCTGCCAGGCAAACCGCTGGCGCCTATTGCGGGAAAACCCATGATTCAGCATGTCTACGAACGGGCGAAGATGGCAAAGCGTCCCGGCGGCGTACTGGTGGCTACCGATCATCAATTGGTGTATGATACAGTAAAAGCTTTTGGCGGTGACGCCATTATGACCTCTGCCGACCATCCCACCGGTACCGACCGGCTGGCGGAAGTCGCCCGGCAGTATCCCGCTGTGGATATCGTCATAAACATTCAGGGGGATGAGCCGCTGATTGCCCCGGAAGTGATCGATCTCTTAGCCGGTACTTTTGATGATGATCCCGGACTTCAGATGGCGACGCTGATGACCGAAATGGACCCGAGGGAGTATGGCCTGCCGAGCGCTGTGAAAGTAGTGACGGATTTGCAGGGATACGCTATTTATTTTTCCCGCGCCCTGATTCCGTATCCCCGGAACCTGCCTTGTAATCCCGGGGGAATGACACCGGTTTATAAACATGTAGGCATTTATGCTTACCGGCGCGATTTTCTGCTCACCTTTGCCGCTCTTGAGCCGACACCGCTGGAACAGACCGAATCCCTTGAACAATTGCGGGCTTTGGAGCATGGCTACCGCATAAAAGTATTGCCGACCGACTTTAAATGCATCGGTGTCGATACTCCCGAAGATTTGGCGGCAGTCAACGCTTACTTTCAGGCAGAGGCTGACAAGCGACAAATATAA
- a CDS encoding lysophospholipid acyltransferase family protein, whose translation MPFKWQYYTLKAISRAVCLLPYPAVLLLGEILGRLYYHTAGRQRRRAIKQIREGLGLSQEEAAAVIKRSFIKLGQTFCEVFYTPALNPDKIKRYVTIENRHYLEQALAQGKGVVFLTAHLGNWEWFGAALALNGFPVADIVKNQPNDQHTRILNEYRQMFGIEIFASGTGEIVRAARALKKGKLLGFFADQDAGKDGVFVEFLGKMASTPLGPAVFARKFKCPVVPGFIVREADGRHRITIQPPIYFADTGDPQADLYDLTVRMTKIIEDAVKAHPDEWLWARKRWNTDYQGSEESR comes from the coding sequence ATGCCGTTTAAGTGGCAATATTATACATTAAAAGCTATCAGTCGTGCGGTATGCCTGTTGCCATATCCTGCCGTTCTGCTTTTGGGTGAAATTTTGGGCCGGTTGTATTATCACACTGCCGGCAGGCAGCGCCGGCGAGCAATCAAGCAAATCAGGGAAGGACTGGGATTAAGCCAAGAAGAAGCGGCCGCAGTTATTAAGCGATCATTCATCAAACTGGGACAGACGTTTTGCGAAGTGTTTTATACGCCGGCCCTCAATCCGGATAAAATAAAGCGTTATGTAACCATTGAGAATCGCCACTACCTGGAACAAGCTCTGGCGCAGGGTAAAGGAGTTGTATTCTTAACCGCTCATCTGGGAAACTGGGAGTGGTTTGGCGCGGCGCTGGCCCTGAATGGCTTCCCGGTGGCTGATATTGTCAAGAACCAGCCCAATGATCAGCATACCCGGATTCTAAACGAATACCGGCAGATGTTCGGCATCGAAATATTTGCCAGTGGCACCGGTGAGATTGTGAGGGCGGCCAGGGCGTTGAAAAAAGGCAAGCTTTTAGGATTTTTCGCTGACCAGGATGCCGGCAAGGATGGGGTTTTTGTCGAGTTTCTAGGCAAGATGGCATCTACGCCTCTGGGGCCGGCGGTATTTGCCCGGAAATTCAAATGCCCGGTTGTACCGGGGTTTATCGTCCGGGAAGCGGACGGGCGCCATCGCATAACCATCCAGCCTCCCATCTACTTTGCCGATACCGGTGATCCGCAAGCCGATTTATACGATCTCACTGTCCGTATGACCAAAATTATCGAGGATGCGGTGAAAGCCCACCCGGATGAATGGCTGTGGGCAAGGAAACGCTGGAATACTGATTATCAGGGGTCGGAGGAAAGCAGGTGA
- a CDS encoding LptA/OstA family protein — protein sequence MPGDKKKRTMKSMKTAGLVCLAALALFIAVPGPYAAPAAQGEAKNSPVEMVADTIEYDSVNGIMTAAGNVTITQEKSIITGTRAEYNVKTKEGYITGGVKAVKDDATLIAAEVRSYDSNTRLVAAGDAVLTKGENRVYGPQVDYYIDRQYAIVPSNARLETTDGIMTTDKLEAYLNEDRAVGTGHVHIVSEARQLDATADEAVYYGQPKGDSKIVLSGNARAIQEGNTLTGKTVTIRLDNKVVDAQGRSRLVVTPKK from the coding sequence ATGCCGGGAGATAAAAAGAAACGAACAATGAAAAGCATGAAAACAGCCGGCCTTGTATGCCTGGCGGCGCTGGCCTTATTTATCGCTGTTCCTGGTCCTTACGCAGCGCCTGCAGCTCAGGGGGAGGCCAAGAACAGTCCGGTTGAAATGGTGGCGGATACCATCGAATATGATTCGGTAAACGGTATTATGACTGCCGCCGGCAACGTAACAATTACTCAGGAAAAATCCATTATCACCGGGACCAGGGCTGAATACAACGTCAAAACGAAAGAAGGATATATTACCGGGGGCGTCAAAGCTGTAAAAGATGACGCCACATTGATCGCGGCCGAAGTTCGGTCTTATGACAGCAACACCCGTCTGGTTGCTGCCGGCGACGCAGTGCTGACCAAGGGTGAAAACCGGGTGTACGGACCGCAGGTGGACTATTATATCGACCGTCAGTACGCAATCGTTCCCAGTAATGCCAGACTGGAGACAACTGACGGCATCATGACGACCGATAAACTGGAGGCTTATTTAAATGAGGACAGGGCTGTCGGCACGGGGCATGTGCATATTGTCAGTGAAGCCCGCCAACTGGACGCTACCGCCGATGAAGCTGTTTATTACGGCCAGCCTAAGGGAGACAGCAAAATCGTATTAAGCGGCAACGCGCGCGCTATTCAGGAAGGCAACACCCTTACCGGCAAGACGGTAACCATCCGTCTGGACAATAAAGTCGTTGACGCCCAAGGGCGCAGCAGGCTCGTAGTGACCCCGAAAAAATGA
- a CDS encoding DUF3084 domain-containing protein, with product MEMYSVTIIVVIAVMGGVIAYIGDKLGTKVGKKRLSVFGLRPKHTSILVTIITGLLIAASTLGILTAVSRDVRTALFGMDELKTQLLSLNSEVETSRAALEAKNVEYLSLNAKVSETAAKLGQITQELETVTAERDKTAAALEELQSNYWVAQQDLAKYQNDVRQLEITKRELDAKISELSTAKNSLQSDVDRLNELTANLRQGLQVVREGTVVFRAGEVIATFVLNGKQSKEEIVQSLSTALYKTNQSLLERLQITDKNMEILWVAQKEFDQAVSRIDKSDEDIIVRVSTADNTIYGEPIIGRIELFPNRLVYNKGALVFSEVVNATDNSRQAEEIVLLFLHKVNVAAVSQGMLADPIQGNVGSIGGAQLFDIVNKVKRQKGKIEMVAVVKDDTYTVGPLEVEVRIRGVQ from the coding sequence ATGGAAATGTATAGTGTAACAATCATTGTTGTGATCGCTGTTATGGGCGGGGTTATTGCGTATATAGGCGATAAGCTGGGGACCAAGGTGGGTAAGAAGAGGCTCAGCGTATTTGGCTTGCGGCCCAAACACACTTCCATACTGGTCACCATCATCACCGGTCTCTTGATTGCCGCCTCCACTTTAGGCATTCTTACTGCTGTCTCCCGGGATGTACGGACTGCTTTATTCGGTATGGATGAGCTTAAAACTCAGCTGCTGTCACTCAATAGTGAAGTGGAAACCAGCCGTGCTGCGCTGGAAGCCAAAAATGTTGAATACCTTTCATTAAATGCGAAAGTAAGCGAGACTGCCGCAAAGTTAGGTCAAATCACCCAGGAGCTTGAGACGGTAACTGCCGAACGGGACAAAACCGCGGCGGCTTTAGAGGAACTGCAGTCGAATTATTGGGTTGCACAGCAGGATTTGGCCAAATATCAAAACGATGTCCGCCAGCTTGAAATTACCAAGCGGGAATTAGATGCAAAAATCAGTGAACTGAGCACTGCCAAAAATTCACTGCAAAGCGATGTGGACCGGTTGAATGAACTGACTGCCAACCTGCGGCAGGGACTTCAGGTCGTACGGGAAGGAACCGTGGTCTTCCGGGCGGGAGAGGTAATAGCTACCTTTGTACTAAATGGCAAGCAGTCCAAGGAGGAAATTGTTCAATCTCTGTCAACCGCTTTGTATAAAACCAATCAATCCTTGCTGGAGCGTTTGCAGATTACGGACAAAAATATGGAAATTTTGTGGGTTGCCCAAAAGGAATTTGACCAAGCGGTATCCCGGATCGACAAATCCGACGAGGATATAATTGTCCGGGTTTCTACCGCCGACAATACCATATACGGTGAGCCGATCATTGGCCGTATTGAATTGTTCCCGAATCGGCTGGTCTATAATAAAGGCGCTTTGGTTTTTTCTGAGGTTGTAAATGCAACGGACAACTCCCGGCAGGCGGAGGAAATAGTCCTGCTGTTTTTGCACAAAGTGAATGTGGCGGCGGTTAGCCAGGGGATGCTGGCCGATCCTATTCAGGGGAATGTTGGTTCAATAGGTGGAGCGCAGCTATTTGATATAGTGAATAAAGTAAAACGGCAAAAGGGTAAAATAGAAATGGTAGCTGTCGTTAAAGACGATACGTACACGGTTGGTCCCCTCGAAGTGGAGGTACGGATCCGGGGGGTACAATAA